The nucleotide sequence TCGGCGCTGTTCACGTCACCCCCCTTGTAGCGCGCCACCAGAGGGTACGGGCAAAGCGGCCGGGACACGCCCGGAAAAGAGACGCCTGTCGCGATGATGCGATCCGGCGCCATTCCCTTCTCCACCCACGCCATGATCGTTTCGAGCTTGTCGAACCGGTCCGTGGCCTGCCCGCCGTCGCAATGGCACATGCCGGGAATGAAAAACAGCCGCACGGAATCGCGGATCGATTCGCCGTTGACTTTTACTACCTCGTCGTACCAGTCGGCAAGCACGCTGGAGGCCATGCCTTGATCGGAAAGACCGTTATAGACAATCATTTTCCCGTGAAGGGCGAACGTAGACAGGAACGGCGAGTCGGCATCGCTCATCGCTGCGGTATGGCGGGTACGTTCCACATCCCGGTCAAAATCAAAATCCATGGGATCCAGGTCCGGATCCGGGGGCGTCAGTTGATAGAAACGGATGTTGCTCAAACCGAGTGTCGCATCCGCCGCGTCCCATTCCCCGGTACCCGACGAGCCGATGTGCATGGCGCGCCAGGCAGGACCGCCGATGCCGGTGTCATAATTATAGGAGTTATAAAGCGGCGTCCCGTCACTCGCGCGCGGGCCGGAGTACATGTCCCGCAGGGCGCCCACCTGCGCATCGGAGAGGCAGGTGTCCGTTTTATCTCCCTGGCAGGTCAGCACGCCGGGGTCAAAGTCGCACCTCTGCCAGTCATGGATCATCCCGTCTGCAAGGCCGTCCAGGGCGTCACAACGCTTAAGAACCCCTTCTGCAACCAGGCGCAAGTCACCGTCCGAAAAGGAACGGGAAATGACGGGGCGCCCTTTTTCATCCCTGGGTGCAATACGGGCCGGCACCTGGAGGTTCCACATCTGATCCACGGCCACCCTGGAGAACCGGATGGACGGATCGCCGGCGACGATACCATCAAAATAGAGCGGGAAGCGTTGAGAAGCCATGAGCCCCTGTCGCCCCCCGTTTGAACAGCCCAACAGGTAAGAGTACTCCGGCGCGGCGCCGTAATAGCGTTCGATCAGTTCCTTGGCTTTCAGGGTCACCTTGTCCAGTGCGTTGTAGGCGTAATCGATCCGGGCCTGCTGGTCGACGCCGTAAGAGGCGTCCATCATCGAGCCGCGATGTCCGCCATCCGTGCCGACAACGGCAAAACCACGCGCTAACGCGGAGGGCTTGATCGATCCGAAAATATCACCCAAAGCGGGGGGTAATTCGCCGTCCATTCCGCCGCCGCCCTGGAAAACAAAGCGGTGGTTCCAATCCGTGGGCATGCGCAGGTCAAAACCGATGCCGAACTCGCGGCCCCCTGCACCGATGCGGGGATTCAGCGTACCCTGAACCAGACAATGCTCGGGAAGATTCTCCCGGATGCCCGTTTGCCCCGGCAAAGGCCCGGCCGGAACCATCTCCGCCCTATGGACCAGGAAATCGGGCCCCGCGAGTTCCGCAATCGCTTTGCAGGCACGAGGATTGGCAGCCTTGTCGGATCCGCGGGTCCTCTCAATGAAGGGCGCGGTTGCCAGGAGTGAGAGGAACAACCCGGCCACCATGGGGGGCCGGCAGAACACTCTTTTGATGACTTCGGTTCTCAATAACATGGGGATATCCTCCCTGCAGGTTGCGGCCATCCGGTTCGTACTTTTAAGGGCTTTTGCCCGATCCACCGCTTTGCGGCCGGCCTACGGGTCCTCTCGCCCGGCCTGGACTCCACGGACGTAATCCATCCACCCCCGCCACTGCGGCGGGCCGACCCGCTCCATCCAGTCGTTGTGTCCGGCGCCTTGAACGATCCACATCCGTTTGTCGCCGGTGCGGGACTCATAGAGAGCCCTTGCGTGCCTGATCGGAACGATGTCGTCCTTTTCCGCGCCGACGACGCCGACCCTGCCCGGGTAGGCTTTCAGATTTCGGACGGTGTCGTATTTGTCTCTCAGAAGGAGCCCGAGCGGCGCCCACGGGAAATGGTGTTTGGCCGCGGCCAGGAGCGTATCCCACGGCGTGATCAGGAGCACGCCGTCGATCGGGAGGGATCCGTCCCCGGCCAGTCCCGCCGCCACCCCGCAGCCCAGGGATTCCCCGAGCAGGAAGACCGGGCTTCCATATCGCCCGGACACCAGCCGGAGGGTCGCTTTCGCATCGCTGACGAACGACGCTTCGCCCAACTTCCCCTCCCGTTTGCCGTACCCGGGATATTCGGCCAGGATGACGCGATAGCCGAGCGGGGCCAACGCATCGACGTAGTAGCCCCGGTCCGCGGCCGTCCCCGCGTTGCCGTGGAAGACGATGACGGTTCCCTTCGGATCCGCGACCCCGGCAGCGCCGATGAAACCGCGATAGGCCGCAGGTCCGGCAGGCCAGAAACGGAGATTCAGCGCGGCCAGTTCCCCGGTCGTCGGCAGGCGCCGGTCCGGATAGTAGAGAAAACGATTTTGCACGGAGCATCCCGCCGATAACACGATGGCCCCCGCCATCATGACGATCCCTGCGGCGTTTCCGAGATTCATGGGGCTTTCCCCTCTTTTCTCCGGTCATTCCCGGGAAATGGCGGCATGACCATCCCCTTTCTACGGCGCAGGGAGAGGGGGCGGAGTTTCTCCAGGCTCACTCCCTTATGTCCTGGATCTCCTCCGACAAACCCTGCTCGTAGGTGCTCCATCCGGAGTTCATCCCGTACGGGCATCGCTGCAGAACCGCTTCGATCCGGCGGATGTTCCCCTTCTCTATCTTGAACAGTTCCGCCTGCTGCCAGGTCCATGGTTCGGTGGGCCCGGCGACCAGGTCGCGGCCGTCGGGCGATTGGAATCGCCGGGTTTTACCCGCGGCATGATCGAAGAAATTGAAGGTGAAAACGATTCCGCGTTCGCGGTCCACCGCCACGAAGCGGCGATCGCGTATGCGCGAAACAAAATGCATGAGGCCCGATTGGAACTGTTCCTTGCAGCCCCAGGCGCTCGAATAGGAGACCTCGGTGAGCGGGTCCGGCCTTTTCTGCCCCGGTCTGAGCGGAACGTTGGTGGCGCGTCCCCCGTTCTCATAGCGATCGCAGTCGTCGGAGAAGGGGTACTCGCCTTTCCCGTCGTTGCGCTGTAATCCCGAGAAATACATATTGGCGATCCGGATCATCTCCTCGCGCGAAGGTCGTTCTTCGGGCGGAATCACCTCGAGGTAGACGGGATGCGGACGGCCCATTTTTTCGATATTTTCGGCAGCCGACGGCGGTCGCTTGCGGCCGGGGTCGAGCAGGTTGCTCTCCGGCCGCACGACGATCTGCTCCGCTTGCGTAATCAGGCCGCCCCGGATCTTCAGGCGAAGCGCGACCGCGACGGGGTTGCCCTCCCCGGGTTTGGCCGTTTCTTCCCGGGCGGTCCCGATAAAGGCGACCTGCTGCGTTTCCACATCGGGGACATAGAATTTATAGGTGCCTTTGCCGACCATGGTGGACCAAAGGCCCTCGTTGCCGAGCGGCAGTTGCACGCCGTTCTCGGTGAACCTGCAGTCGGCGTCAAAAAGGGTCCTGGCCGGGTCGTGCGCGAGCATGGCGTCCATATATCTGTCGACGTAACCTTCCAGGCAGGCACGGTCGCACGCGCTCGAAGGTTCGGCGCCATCGGTCACGGCGCTCTTGAGAGCGGCCTTTTCCGGGCCTCCGGATTGACAGGCCGC is from Acidobacteriota bacterium and encodes:
- a CDS encoding tannase/feruloyl esterase family alpha/beta hydrolase, which gives rise to MLLRTEVIKRVFCRPPMVAGLFLSLLATAPFIERTRGSDKAANPRACKAIAELAGPDFLVHRAEMVPAGPLPGQTGIRENLPEHCLVQGTLNPRIGAGGREFGIGFDLRMPTDWNHRFVFQGGGGMDGELPPALGDIFGSIKPSALARGFAVVGTDGGHRGSMMDASYGVDQQARIDYAYNALDKVTLKAKELIERYYGAAPEYSYLLGCSNGGRQGLMASQRFPLYFDGIVAGDPSIRFSRVAVDQMWNLQVPARIAPRDEKGRPVISRSFSDGDLRLVAEGVLKRCDALDGLADGMIHDWQRCDFDPGVLTCQGDKTDTCLSDAQVGALRDMYSGPRASDGTPLYNSYNYDTGIGGPAWRAMHIGSSGTGEWDAADATLGLSNIRFYQLTPPDPDLDPMDFDFDRDVERTRHTAAMSDADSPFLSTFALHGKMIVYNGLSDQGMASSVLADWYDEVVKVNGESIRDSVRLFFIPGMCHCDGGQATDRFDKLETIMAWVEKGMAPDRIIATGVSFPGVSRPLCPYPLVARYKGGDVNSADSFRCTE
- a CDS encoding alpha/beta hydrolase; this encodes MNLGNAAGIVMMAGAIVLSAGCSVQNRFLYYPDRRLPTTGELAALNLRFWPAGPAAYRGFIGAAGVADPKGTVIVFHGNAGTAADRGYYVDALAPLGYRVILAEYPGYGKREGKLGEASFVSDAKATLRLVSGRYGSPVFLLGESLGCGVAAGLAGDGSLPIDGVLLITPWDTLLAAAKHHFPWAPLGLLLRDKYDTVRNLKAYPGRVGVVGAEKDDIVPIRHARALYESRTGDKRMWIVQGAGHNDWMERVGPPQWRGWMDYVRGVQAGREDP
- a CDS encoding nuclear transport factor 2 family protein, giving the protein MRTKLLAIAMMAFLLLVVAACQSGGPEKAALKSAVTDGAEPSSACDRACLEGYVDRYMDAMLAHDPARTLFDADCRFTENGVQLPLGNEGLWSTMVGKGTYKFYVPDVETQQVAFIGTAREETAKPGEGNPVAVALRLKIRGGLITQAEQIVVRPESNLLDPGRKRPPSAAENIEKMGRPHPVYLEVIPPEERPSREEMIRIANMYFSGLQRNDGKGEYPFSDDCDRYENGGRATNVPLRPGQKRPDPLTEVSYSSAWGCKEQFQSGLMHFVSRIRDRRFVAVDRERGIVFTFNFFDHAAGKTRRFQSPDGRDLVAGPTEPWTWQQAELFKIEKGNIRRIEAVLQRCPYGMNSGWSTYEQGLSEEIQDIRE